In Rhodothermus marinus DSM 4252, a single genomic region encodes these proteins:
- a CDS encoding Do family serine endopeptidase produces MRRTRTLSIIALVVIAFLAGVFFTTAGANLLGLSNRATTPTLAREENGGTRIEGAAVNSLEEAFVAVAERVNPTVVQIRSERVIRRQPFRWNPFEGTPFEEFFNFRMPDMPEEFRSQGLGSGVIIRADGYIVTNNHVVEGADELQVVLHDGTTYDAEVVGTDPQSDLAVLKIDAENLPYISMGDASSLRVGQWVLAFGSPLSPQLSNTVTAGIISALNRYYSEGPAVQNFIQTDAAINPGNSGGPLVNLRGELIGINTAIYTRTGGYQGIGFAIPVDIVQYVVPQLIETGHVERARLGVQYTAAAPSVIKALNLPRGAAQVVTVEEGSAAEKAGIKPGDLIVAIDGQQLTNHLELSKIISTHRPGDEVKLTINRDGETRTVTVKLGAAPSEGATASRRRTQSGRGAESDLMEELGFSIADITPELARRFNLEDTDVAGVLITDVDPNSAAYREANLRRGLIITEVDRKPVRNVEEFEKAYQAIKPGATFLLRLYDPQSGGTLITALQKPGS; encoded by the coding sequence ATGCGACGGACGCGAACGCTTTCGATCATTGCGCTGGTGGTGATTGCCTTCCTGGCCGGTGTGTTTTTCACCACGGCCGGCGCCAACCTGCTCGGGCTGAGCAACCGGGCCACGACGCCCACATTGGCCCGCGAGGAAAACGGCGGCACACGGATCGAAGGGGCCGCCGTCAACTCCCTGGAGGAAGCCTTCGTGGCCGTGGCCGAACGCGTCAACCCCACCGTGGTGCAGATCCGCTCGGAAAGGGTCATCCGGCGACAACCGTTCCGCTGGAATCCCTTCGAAGGCACTCCCTTCGAGGAGTTTTTCAACTTTCGCATGCCCGACATGCCCGAGGAATTCCGCTCCCAGGGACTGGGCTCGGGCGTGATCATCCGCGCCGACGGCTACATCGTGACGAACAACCATGTGGTGGAAGGCGCCGATGAGCTGCAGGTGGTGCTGCACGACGGCACCACCTACGACGCGGAAGTCGTGGGCACCGACCCGCAGAGCGACCTGGCCGTGTTGAAGATCGACGCCGAGAACCTGCCCTACATCTCCATGGGCGACGCCAGTTCGCTGCGGGTCGGGCAGTGGGTGCTGGCCTTCGGCTCGCCGCTGTCGCCCCAGCTCAGCAACACGGTGACGGCTGGCATCATCAGCGCGCTGAACCGCTACTACAGCGAGGGGCCGGCCGTACAGAACTTCATCCAGACCGACGCGGCGATCAACCCGGGCAACTCGGGCGGCCCCCTGGTCAACCTGCGCGGCGAGCTGATCGGCATCAACACGGCCATCTACACCCGCACGGGCGGCTATCAGGGCATTGGCTTTGCCATCCCGGTGGACATCGTCCAGTACGTGGTGCCCCAGCTCATCGAAACCGGCCACGTCGAGCGCGCCCGCCTGGGCGTGCAGTACACGGCCGCCGCGCCCTCGGTGATCAAAGCGCTGAACCTGCCGCGCGGCGCCGCCCAGGTCGTCACCGTCGAAGAAGGCTCGGCGGCCGAAAAGGCCGGCATCAAACCGGGCGACCTCATCGTGGCTATTGACGGCCAGCAGCTGACGAATCACCTGGAGCTTTCGAAAATCATCAGCACGCACCGGCCGGGCGACGAAGTTAAGCTGACAATCAACCGCGACGGCGAAACCCGTACGGTTACCGTCAAACTGGGGGCCGCCCCGTCCGAAGGGGCGACGGCCTCACGCCGGCGCACGCAAAGCGGCCGCGGTGCGGAATCGGACCTGATGGAAGAGCTGGGCTTCTCGATCGCCGACATCACGCCGGAGCTGGCCCGCCGCTTCAACCTGGAAGACACCGACGTAGCAGGCGTGTTGATTACGGACGTCGATCCCAATAGCGCGGCCTACCGCGAGGCAAACCTGCGCCGCGGCCTGATCATCACGGAAGTCGATCGCAAGCCGGTGCGAAACGTGGAGGAATTCGAGAAGGCCTACCAGGCCATCAAGCCGGGCGCCACGTTCCTGCTCCGGCTCTACGATCCGCAATCCGGCGGCACCCTGATCACCGCCCTGCAGAAACCCGGCTCCTGA
- a CDS encoding class II fumarate hydratase — protein sequence MAQAYRIERDSLGEVRVPADALYGAQTQRAVENFPVSGLRFPRRFIEALGIVKLAAARANRELGLLPPEKAEAIEKAARRVISGELDDQFVVDIFQTGSGTSTNMNANEVIANLATEMLGGERGSKLVHPNDDVNMSQSSNDVIPTAMHIAARVALENELIPALLRLRTSLQEKAEQFDDVIKSGRTHLMDATPVRLGQEFGGYASQIDHAIRRLRTVSHELSELALGGTATGTGINRHPEFPARAIEHISDLTGLPFREAENHFEAQGSKDAYVSVSGALNTLAVALMKIANDIRWLASGPTSGLAEIRLPAVQPGSSIMPGKVNPVHCEMMMMICARVMGNHLTITIGGQHGNFELNTMMPVMAYAMLESIQILTNGCEAFRTRCVDGIEADRERCRQLLELNPAIATALNPIIGYDKAAEVAKKAAAERKSVREVVKEMGLLSDEELDRVLNVREMTEPGIARH from the coding sequence ATGGCACAGGCTTATCGCATTGAACGCGACTCGCTCGGTGAGGTGCGCGTCCCGGCCGACGCGCTCTACGGCGCCCAGACGCAACGCGCCGTCGAGAACTTTCCGGTCAGTGGACTGCGCTTTCCGCGTCGCTTTATCGAAGCGCTGGGCATCGTCAAGCTGGCCGCCGCCCGCGCCAACCGGGAGCTGGGCCTGCTGCCTCCCGAAAAGGCCGAAGCCATCGAAAAGGCCGCCCGGCGGGTGATCAGCGGCGAACTGGACGATCAGTTCGTCGTGGACATCTTCCAGACCGGTAGCGGCACCTCGACGAACATGAACGCCAACGAGGTGATCGCCAACCTGGCCACCGAAATGCTGGGCGGCGAGCGGGGCAGCAAGCTCGTGCACCCGAACGACGACGTAAACATGTCCCAGTCGTCGAACGACGTGATTCCCACGGCCATGCACATTGCCGCCCGCGTGGCCCTGGAAAACGAGCTGATCCCGGCCCTGCTCCGGCTGCGCACCAGCCTACAGGAAAAGGCCGAGCAGTTCGACGACGTGATCAAAAGCGGCCGCACGCACCTGATGGACGCCACGCCCGTGCGGCTCGGCCAGGAGTTCGGCGGCTATGCTTCCCAGATCGACCATGCCATCCGGCGGCTCCGCACCGTTTCACACGAACTGTCGGAGCTGGCGCTGGGCGGCACGGCCACCGGCACGGGCATCAACCGCCACCCGGAGTTCCCCGCGCGCGCCATCGAACACATCAGCGACCTGACCGGCCTGCCCTTCCGGGAAGCCGAAAACCACTTCGAGGCCCAGGGCAGCAAGGACGCCTACGTGTCGGTCTCCGGCGCGCTCAACACACTGGCCGTCGCGTTGATGAAAATCGCCAACGACATCCGCTGGCTGGCCAGTGGTCCGACCAGCGGCCTGGCCGAGATCCGCCTGCCCGCCGTGCAGCCGGGTTCGTCGATCATGCCGGGCAAGGTCAACCCCGTGCACTGCGAGATGATGATGATGATCTGCGCCCGCGTGATGGGCAATCACCTGACGATCACCATCGGCGGCCAGCACGGCAACTTCGAACTCAACACGATGATGCCCGTCATGGCCTACGCCATGCTCGAAAGCATTCAGATCCTGACCAACGGCTGCGAGGCGTTCCGCACGCGCTGCGTGGACGGAATCGAAGCGGATCGGGAACGCTGCCGCCAGCTGCTGGAGCTGAACCCGGCCATCGCCACCGCCCTGAACCCCATTATCGGCTACGACAAAGCCGCCGAGGTGGCCAAAAAGGCGGCGGCCGAGCGCAAGTCGGTCCGGGAAGTCGTCAAAGAAATGGGATTGCTTTCGGACGAAGAGCTCGACCGCGTGCTGAACGTCCGCGAAATGACCGAGCCGGGCATCGCCCGCCACTGA
- the panC gene encoding pantoate--beta-alanine ligase: MEVIRTVREMQAHADARRREGRRLALVPTMGALHEGHLALVRTARAHADHVTVSIFVNPTQFGPNEDYARYPRQLEQDVAALEALEVDVVFAPTVEEMYPDGPEANLTWVYVEKLDAHLCGRYRPGHFRGVTTIVAKLFNICKPHVAVFGLKDAQQFQIIRRMVRDLHYDIEMIGVPTVREPDGLALSSRNTYLSPEERKQAVVLSQAVEAARRAIEAGEQRPEAIVEAMRQILARAPLARVQYAEVVDAKTLQPVARIRPGQRVLAGVAVFFGDTRLIDSVFVEAPGA, translated from the coding sequence ATGGAAGTCATCCGAACAGTTCGGGAGATGCAGGCGCACGCCGACGCCCGGCGTCGGGAAGGGCGGCGTCTGGCGCTGGTGCCCACCATGGGGGCGCTGCACGAGGGACATCTGGCGCTGGTGCGTACGGCCCGCGCGCATGCCGACCATGTGACCGTCTCGATCTTTGTCAACCCGACACAGTTCGGTCCCAACGAAGACTACGCCCGCTATCCACGCCAGCTCGAACAGGACGTGGCGGCGCTGGAAGCGCTTGAGGTAGACGTAGTCTTTGCGCCGACCGTCGAGGAAATGTATCCGGACGGACCCGAAGCGAATCTGACCTGGGTCTATGTAGAAAAGCTCGACGCGCACCTGTGCGGCCGCTACCGGCCCGGACATTTCCGGGGCGTGACCACGATCGTGGCCAAACTGTTCAACATCTGCAAGCCCCATGTGGCGGTTTTCGGGCTGAAGGACGCGCAGCAGTTTCAGATCATCCGGCGCATGGTGCGCGACCTGCACTACGACATCGAAATGATCGGGGTGCCGACGGTGCGGGAGCCCGACGGGCTGGCGCTTTCTTCGCGCAACACGTACCTGAGTCCGGAAGAGCGGAAGCAGGCCGTGGTGCTCTCGCAGGCCGTGGAGGCGGCCCGGCGGGCCATCGAGGCGGGGGAACAGCGCCCGGAGGCCATTGTTGAAGCGATGCGTCAGATTCTGGCCCGGGCGCCGCTGGCGCGGGTGCAGTATGCGGAGGTTGTCGACGCCAAGACGCTGCAGCCGGTCGCGCGCATTCGTCCGGGACAGCGCGTGCTGGCCGGCGTGGCCGTCTTTTTCGGAGACACCCGCCTGATCGACAGTGTCTTTGTGGAAGCTCCTGGAGCTTGA
- the panD gene encoding aspartate 1-decarboxylase produces the protein MTITMFRAKLHGLRVTEADLYYEGSITIDQELLELAGILPYEKVQVVNVNNGARLETYTLPGERGSRVVCLNGPAARMAARGDQVLVIAYAQMTPEEARKHRARVVLFDEGNEPKQTLELSVEEALAAPSEAGTV, from the coding sequence ATGACGATCACCATGTTTCGGGCGAAGCTGCACGGGCTTCGCGTCACGGAAGCGGATCTCTATTACGAAGGGTCGATCACGATCGATCAGGAGCTGCTCGAACTGGCCGGCATTCTGCCCTACGAAAAAGTCCAGGTGGTCAACGTCAACAACGGCGCCCGGCTGGAGACCTACACGCTGCCCGGCGAACGGGGAAGCCGGGTGGTGTGCCTGAACGGACCGGCCGCCCGCATGGCAGCCCGAGGCGATCAGGTGCTGGTGATCGCCTATGCGCAGATGACGCCTGAAGAGGCCCGCAAACACCGGGCACGCGTGGTGCTGTTCGACGAAGGCAACGAACCCAAACAGACGTTGGAGCTTTCTGTCGAGGAGGCGCTGGCCGCTCCATCCGAAGCCGGCACGGTATGA
- a CDS encoding WG repeat-containing protein, whose amino-acid sequence MMRVAITFLSLLFVAGTVRAQTEALLPVATTAGYGFVTPEGETAIAPRFERVLAFSEGRAAARLDGQWGFIDTTGHWVVPPQYEQVFAYQNGYARVRKDGRWGFVDREGREVVGPAYEAVQDFAYGLAPVTVIQKMLGVMRRTRWGFINARGEMVIPPQFTRALAFSEGLAAVEVGTQTLMVTTGRKWGFIDTTGQWVIPPRFTSARNFSEGLALVREGNRTLFIDRAGKPVFEVPYRQVYSFSEGRARVSDGTAWGFIDRTGELVIPLRFEQALDFSEGLAAVRVEGRWGYIDREGNLIIPPRFEQAHAFQHGVALVVENGRLLYIDRGGRVRWQSPSP is encoded by the coding sequence ATGATGCGCGTTGCGATCACTTTTCTGAGTCTGCTCTTTGTTGCCGGAACGGTTCGTGCCCAGACCGAGGCGCTGCTCCCGGTGGCCACCACAGCGGGCTATGGCTTTGTCACGCCGGAGGGCGAGACGGCCATTGCGCCCCGGTTCGAGCGTGTGCTGGCGTTTTCGGAAGGAAGGGCGGCCGCCCGACTCGACGGCCAGTGGGGCTTCATCGATACGACCGGCCACTGGGTCGTTCCGCCGCAGTACGAGCAGGTCTTTGCGTATCAGAACGGCTATGCCCGCGTGCGCAAAGACGGCCGCTGGGGCTTTGTCGATCGGGAGGGGCGCGAGGTAGTGGGGCCCGCCTACGAGGCCGTTCAGGACTTCGCCTATGGGCTGGCGCCGGTGACGGTGATCCAGAAGATGCTCGGCGTGATGCGGCGCACGCGCTGGGGGTTCATTAACGCCCGGGGAGAGATGGTCATCCCGCCGCAGTTCACCCGGGCGCTGGCCTTCAGCGAGGGGCTGGCCGCCGTCGAGGTGGGCACGCAGACGCTGATGGTGACGACCGGCCGCAAATGGGGCTTCATCGACACGACGGGTCAGTGGGTCATCCCGCCTCGGTTTACGTCGGCGCGGAATTTTTCGGAAGGACTGGCGCTGGTGCGCGAGGGAAATCGCACGCTGTTCATCGACCGAGCGGGCAAACCGGTCTTCGAAGTGCCGTACCGGCAGGTTTACAGCTTTTCGGAAGGACGCGCCCGCGTCTCGGACGGCACCGCCTGGGGCTTCATCGATCGCACCGGGGAGCTGGTTATTCCGCTACGCTTCGAGCAGGCGCTGGACTTCTCCGAAGGGCTGGCGGCCGTACGCGTTGAGGGCCGCTGGGGATACATCGACCGCGAAGGCAATCTGATCATTCCGCCGCGCTTCGAGCAGGCGCACGCCTTTCAGCACGGTGTGGCGCTCGTGGTCGAAAACGGTCGGCTGCTGTACATCGACCGGGGCGGCCGTGTGCGCTGGCAGAGCCCCTCCCCTTGA
- a CDS encoding 3-hydroxybutyryl-CoA dehydrogenase: protein MEISTLAVVGAGTMGQGIAHVAALHGRSVRLVDVSEAVLQRALQTIAHNLERQVRKERITATQKEEALGRITPATDLEAAVADVQLVIEAVPENPELKAQVFERLDRAAPPEAILASNTSSISITWLGARTQRPARVIGMHFFNPVPVMQLVEIVRGLETSDATYETIYRLAEALGKTPVTVNDAPGFVSNRVLMPMINEAIYCVMEGVASPEDVDQVMKLGMNHPMGPLALADLIGLDVCLGIMEVLHRELGEDKYRPCPLLRKMVAAGRLGRKTGRGFYEYASN from the coding sequence ATGGAAATTTCGACGCTTGCCGTAGTCGGGGCCGGTACGATGGGGCAGGGCATCGCCCATGTGGCGGCGCTCCACGGGCGATCGGTGCGGCTGGTAGATGTCTCGGAAGCAGTGCTGCAGCGGGCGCTTCAGACGATCGCGCATAACCTGGAGCGGCAGGTCAGAAAGGAACGCATCACGGCGACGCAGAAAGAAGAAGCGCTCGGGCGCATCACGCCCGCGACCGATCTGGAGGCCGCCGTGGCCGACGTGCAACTGGTGATCGAGGCGGTTCCGGAAAATCCGGAGCTGAAGGCGCAGGTGTTCGAACGGCTGGACCGTGCAGCCCCGCCGGAAGCTATCCTGGCTTCCAACACATCGTCGATCTCCATCACCTGGCTGGGAGCCCGGACGCAGCGCCCGGCCCGGGTAATCGGCATGCACTTTTTCAATCCGGTGCCGGTCATGCAACTGGTAGAGATCGTCCGGGGACTGGAAACGAGCGATGCCACCTACGAGACGATCTACCGTCTGGCCGAGGCACTGGGCAAAACCCCGGTGACCGTCAACGATGCGCCGGGGTTTGTTTCGAACCGGGTGTTGATGCCCATGATCAACGAGGCGATCTACTGTGTGATGGAGGGCGTGGCCTCGCCGGAAGATGTGGACCAGGTTATGAAGCTGGGCATGAACCACCCGATGGGACCACTGGCGCTGGCCGACCTGATCGGGCTGGACGTGTGCCTGGGCATCATGGAAGTGCTGCACCGGGAGCTGGGCGAAGACAAATACCGCCCCTGTCCGCTGCTCCGCAAGATGGTCGCGGCCGGGCGACTGGGCCGTAAGACCGGCCGTGGCTTTTACGAGTATGCGTCCAACTGA
- a CDS encoding PhoH family protein codes for MAEKRLTIEHPSPVLLFGLGDVHLRKLEAAFPEAQFVARGNQLLLRGEAETLDRIERAIRELIALLNRHGQLTERDVDTVLALFTTGDGAGATPTPADDVILFTTSGVPVRAKTPNQRRLIEMARTNDIVFAIGPAGTGKTYTAVALAVAALKARQVKRIVLSRPAVEAGERLGFLPGDFREKVDPYLRPLYDALEDMLPRERLRALMEQNVIEIVPLAYMRGRTLNSAFVILDEAQNATTQQMKMFLTRLGANSRAIVTGDITQTDLPSPERSGLVEVRHVLEGVEGIAFVYFDREDVVRHRLVKDIIEAYERFAQREQNGGASAKTD; via the coding sequence TTGGCCGAAAAGCGACTGACGATCGAACACCCCAGCCCGGTGCTGCTCTTCGGGTTGGGCGACGTTCACCTGCGCAAGCTGGAGGCGGCTTTTCCGGAAGCGCAGTTCGTTGCACGTGGCAACCAGTTGCTGCTGCGGGGCGAAGCGGAGACGTTGGATCGCATCGAACGGGCCATTCGCGAACTGATCGCCCTGCTCAACCGGCACGGACAGCTCACTGAGCGGGACGTCGACACCGTGCTGGCGCTTTTCACCACGGGCGATGGCGCAGGTGCCACCCCCACCCCTGCCGACGATGTCATTCTGTTCACTACGTCCGGGGTGCCGGTACGCGCCAAGACGCCCAATCAGCGCCGGCTGATCGAGATGGCCCGCACAAACGACATCGTCTTCGCCATCGGTCCCGCCGGAACCGGCAAAACCTACACGGCCGTGGCGCTGGCCGTGGCGGCGCTGAAAGCCCGCCAGGTCAAGCGCATCGTGCTGTCGCGGCCGGCCGTCGAGGCCGGCGAGCGCCTGGGCTTTCTGCCCGGCGACTTCCGCGAGAAGGTCGATCCCTATCTGCGGCCCCTTTACGACGCGCTGGAAGACATGCTACCGCGTGAGCGCCTGCGCGCGCTCATGGAGCAGAACGTGATCGAGATCGTGCCACTGGCCTACATGCGCGGCCGCACGCTCAACTCGGCCTTCGTCATCCTGGACGAAGCCCAGAACGCCACCACCCAGCAGATGAAGATGTTTCTGACGCGGCTGGGGGCCAACAGCCGGGCCATCGTCACCGGCGACATCACCCAGACCGACCTGCCCAGTCCGGAGCGTAGCGGCCTGGTCGAGGTGCGGCACGTGCTCGAAGGCGTCGAAGGCATCGCCTTCGTCTACTTCGACCGCGAGGACGTCGTCCGCCACCGCCTGGTCAAAGACATCATCGAAGCCTACGAACGCTTCGCCCAGCGCGAGCAGAACGGCGGCGCGTCCGCTAAGACAGATTGA
- the dapF gene encoding diaminopimelate epimerase codes for MPKTLVLEFTKMNGAGNDFVVLDNRFYAFSDEELAELARRYCRRRFGIGADGLLALAPPRQPDTHYRMRYFNADGSLGTMCGNGARCLARFARLAGIRDNPLRFETDAGIYRAEVPDDPQAPVRLYLPPAGTYEPNPRLATPLDTQFESVAFIWTGTEHLVCFVPAVEATPVAEWGPRLRHDPALQPRGANVDFVEVVGEAQERSVLRARTYEKGVEAETLACGTGAVAAALVAWRQGRVRQLPIAVHMPGGVLTVGFRPEDDGETELFLEGPAEVVFRGTVEVPMPLVPSG; via the coding sequence ATGCCGAAGACACTGGTCCTCGAATTTACCAAAATGAACGGCGCCGGGAACGACTTTGTCGTCCTGGACAACCGGTTCTACGCCTTTTCGGACGAAGAGCTGGCCGAGCTGGCCCGACGTTACTGTCGCCGGCGTTTCGGTATCGGCGCTGATGGACTGCTGGCGCTGGCACCGCCCCGGCAGCCGGATACGCACTACCGGATGCGGTACTTCAACGCGGACGGCAGCCTGGGTACCATGTGCGGCAACGGGGCCCGCTGCCTGGCCCGCTTTGCCCGTCTGGCCGGCATCCGCGACAACCCGCTTCGGTTCGAGACGGACGCCGGCATCTACCGGGCCGAGGTGCCCGACGATCCGCAGGCGCCGGTGCGGCTCTATCTGCCCCCGGCCGGTACCTACGAGCCGAATCCCCGTCTGGCAACTCCCCTGGATACTCAGTTTGAATCGGTGGCCTTCATCTGGACAGGTACCGAACATCTGGTCTGCTTTGTGCCCGCGGTGGAGGCCACGCCGGTAGCCGAATGGGGGCCGAGGCTCCGGCATGATCCGGCCCTGCAACCCCGCGGCGCGAACGTGGATTTCGTCGAGGTGGTGGGCGAGGCGCAGGAGCGAAGCGTGTTGCGCGCACGCACCTACGAAAAGGGCGTCGAGGCCGAGACGCTGGCCTGTGGCACGGGGGCCGTGGCCGCCGCCCTGGTCGCCTGGCGACAGGGGCGGGTGCGGCAGCTCCCGATCGCGGTGCACATGCCGGGAGGCGTGCTGACCGTGGGTTTCCGGCCGGAAGACGACGGCGAAACGGAGCTGTTTCTGGAAGGACCGGCGGAAGTGGTATTCCGGGGCACCGTCGAGGTCCCGATGCCGCTCGTGCCTTCGGGGTGA